From a single Bacillus pumilus genomic region:
- a CDS encoding helix-turn-helix transcriptional regulator: MKYKVRSNLKDYLNSKGIKQKWLADQIGTNSSRISIWCTNNDEGFCPNPPSLPYAIALCNTLRCEIHDLFSIIKD, encoded by the coding sequence ATGAAATATAAGGTTAGAAGCAATTTAAAGGACTACCTAAACTCTAAAGGTATCAAACAGAAGTGGCTTGCAGACCAAATAGGCACTAACTCCAGTAGAATTTCTATTTGGTGTACTAATAATGATGAAGGTTTCTGTCCCAATCCCCCATCACTTCCTTACGCTATAGCATTATGCAATACGTTGAGATGTGAAATACATGATCTCTTCTCAATTATTAAAGACTGA
- a CDS encoding HU family DNA-binding protein yields MNKTELVSAVVEATGLAKKEVVSVVEATLHAIESTLKEEGQVKIAGFGTFEVTTRAARKGRNPSTGEEIDIPETKAPKFKAAKALKDAVKG; encoded by the coding sequence TTGAATAAAACAGAACTAGTATCAGCAGTGGTTGAAGCAACAGGATTAGCAAAGAAGGAAGTTGTTTCAGTTGTTGAGGCGACATTACATGCAATTGAGTCTACTCTTAAAGAAGAAGGTCAAGTTAAGATTGCAGGCTTTGGTACATTTGAGGTAACCACTCGTGCAGCTCGCAAGGGTCGAAACCCTTCAACAGGTGAAGAAATCGATATTCCTGAAACTAAAGCACCAAAATTTAAAGCTGCAAAAGCACTTAAAGATGCTGTAAAAGGTTAA
- a CDS encoding YonK family protein — MASKKTNQVNLKGFFDMDVMEVIEVKSNEELPYDFKEILSEFNGKQISITIKEENDLPVKDKE; from the coding sequence ATGGCAAGTAAAAAAACTAATCAAGTTAATTTAAAAGGATTTTTCGATATGGATGTTATGGAAGTGATCGAAGTTAAAAGTAACGAGGAACTTCCATACGACTTTAAAGAAATTTTATCTGAATTTAATGGAAAACAGATCAGCATTACAATTAAGGAAGAAAATGATTTGCCTGTTAAAGACAAAGAGTAG
- a CDS encoding metallophosphoesterase family protein, translated as MSVITNPELQRGKDESFDDYFIRLHTNKHDYKIDKFIIRDLLNEESGENYSESKWRKDFAQYRRWADFHVNKNLDQEIADKYDEIKIEAAKAEVRRRDQNREFAKKIRNSARFDRIREDMTEAIMDLEKKRPLTFSPPPPSTSDKHGLALFSDWHFGMDIDNRINTFNEHVFNERVQKLTQDVIKYGKSNGISTLHVANLGDLIGGLIHVSTRVQANTDSIAQTQYVTETLAEVLAKFASEFEQVKFYSVAGNHGRLSPSKNDVGIKENFEYLINWYLKARLSHIPNITLEQEQDGYIPTKIKNQEVVFVHGHYDRVDQCVTRLPQLLGYIPSYIFGGHVHHNYEKEYGSTTVVVNGALVGADDYAMQGRFGTKPSQKFMVFDDEGIEATYIIRFKDGK; from the coding sequence ATGAGCGTAATTACAAATCCAGAATTACAACGTGGAAAAGACGAAAGCTTTGACGACTATTTTATTAGATTACATACAAATAAACACGATTATAAAATCGACAAGTTTATAATTAGAGATTTACTGAATGAAGAATCAGGCGAAAATTACAGCGAAAGCAAATGGCGTAAGGACTTCGCTCAATACCGTAGATGGGCTGACTTTCATGTAAATAAGAACCTGGATCAAGAAATTGCCGATAAGTATGATGAGATTAAAATCGAAGCTGCTAAAGCAGAAGTTCGTAGACGTGATCAGAATAGAGAGTTCGCCAAGAAGATTAGAAATTCCGCTCGTTTTGATCGTATCCGTGAAGATATGACAGAAGCAATTATGGATTTAGAGAAAAAGCGTCCTCTTACATTCTCACCCCCTCCCCCTTCAACTTCAGATAAACACGGTCTAGCGTTATTCAGTGACTGGCATTTTGGAATGGATATCGATAATCGAATTAACACCTTCAATGAACATGTTTTCAACGAGAGAGTTCAAAAATTAACTCAGGACGTTATTAAATACGGTAAATCAAATGGGATTTCAACTCTACATGTAGCTAATCTTGGAGATTTAATTGGAGGGCTAATTCATGTTTCAACACGAGTTCAAGCTAACACTGATTCTATAGCGCAAACTCAATACGTCACAGAAACATTAGCTGAAGTTTTGGCAAAATTCGCTAGTGAGTTTGAACAAGTTAAATTCTATAGCGTCGCAGGAAACCACGGTCGCCTCTCCCCTTCCAAAAATGATGTTGGCATTAAGGAAAACTTCGAGTATTTAATTAACTGGTATTTAAAAGCTCGTCTAAGTCACATCCCAAATATCACTCTTGAGCAAGAGCAAGACGGCTATATCCCTACAAAAATTAAAAATCAAGAAGTAGTGTTTGTGCATGGTCACTATGATCGTGTTGATCAATGTGTGACACGCTTACCTCAATTACTTGGATATATCCCTTCTTACATATTCGGTGGACATGTTCACCACAATTACGAAAAAGAATACGGTAGCACGACTGTAGTTGTAAATGGAGCTTTAGTTGGCGCTGATGATTACGCTATGCAAGGACGTTTCGGAACTAAGCCATCACAGAAATTCATGGTATTTGATGATGAAGGTATTGAAGCTACATACATAATTCGTTTTAAAGACGGTAAATGA
- a CDS encoding terminase large subunit domain-containing protein: protein MGNFQVKRNKESKGQNYLEQTTSVSKLTENQSSDNHMRQQIKKWTTFYRLNTHRFVEHYFGIDLFLFQKILLYFMNINTYFMLVAARGLSKSFMIAIFACARCVLYPNTKVVIASGVKKQAKLIITEKIEKELMQYPNLSREIKQIRSSSNEAMVVFHNGSTIEAVTSNENSRGYRGNILILEEFRMIDENVLKTVLKPFLNVYRQPPYLKKEKYRHLTEENIEVYISSAHYTSNWMWKSMQAARDAMLKGRDTMIFSLDYLTSIYHGLLSKERIDKDRESSDFDEISFTMEYENLMYGQNSNALYKLDDITKNRTLKKPFYPISNIEYSTQKQKRKEKLKDGEIRILSVDVALMGGDANDNTVITCMRLLPNGDKYQRKVPYIETLEGNHTEDQAIRIKQLFEDFQASYVALDTHGNGMSVYDALAKVNYDEERDIEYEAWCAFNDEEMRKRAKTPNPLPVVFSIKGNTKLNHEIASALRVNLQSSNIELLISEIEGSDFLSDKSSYKNAVIEDKVRMKTPYIQTTLLVNELVNLNHEIVGGFIKIKEKSGKRKDRYSSLAYGNYLARYLESERLTKDNFDEEDDLVYF, encoded by the coding sequence ATGGGAAATTTTCAAGTAAAGAGAAACAAAGAATCTAAAGGACAAAATTACCTAGAACAAACCACAAGTGTTTCAAAATTGACGGAAAATCAAAGCTCAGACAACCATATGCGTCAACAGATAAAAAAATGGACAACATTCTATAGACTTAACACACATAGATTTGTTGAACATTATTTTGGCATAGACCTCTTTTTATTCCAAAAGATTTTATTATATTTTATGAATATTAACACTTATTTTATGTTAGTTGCCGCAAGGGGTTTATCTAAATCATTTATGATTGCTATTTTCGCTTGTGCAAGATGCGTGCTTTACCCAAATACAAAAGTTGTAATTGCCTCTGGTGTTAAAAAACAAGCAAAATTGATTATCACCGAAAAAATAGAAAAGGAATTAATGCAATATCCAAACTTAAGCCGAGAAATAAAACAAATAAGATCCTCTTCAAATGAAGCAATGGTTGTTTTTCATAATGGATCAACAATTGAAGCAGTAACATCTAATGAAAACTCACGTGGTTATCGTGGAAACATCCTCATACTAGAAGAATTTAGAATGATTGATGAGAATGTGCTTAAAACAGTTTTAAAACCTTTCTTAAATGTATACAGGCAGCCTCCCTATCTCAAGAAAGAAAAGTATCGCCATCTCACAGAAGAAAATATCGAAGTTTACATCTCTTCGGCTCATTACACATCAAACTGGATGTGGAAATCTATGCAGGCTGCTAGAGATGCAATGTTAAAAGGTAGAGACACGATGATTTTCTCGCTTGACTATTTAACCTCAATTTATCATGGCTTACTTTCAAAAGAAAGAATTGACAAAGACCGAGAAAGTTCTGATTTTGATGAAATTTCATTTACAATGGAATATGAAAATCTAATGTATGGTCAAAACTCAAACGCTCTATATAAACTAGATGATATAACGAAAAATAGAACACTTAAAAAGCCTTTTTATCCTATCTCCAATATTGAATATTCTACTCAAAAACAAAAAAGAAAAGAAAAGCTTAAAGATGGAGAAATTAGAATACTTAGTGTTGATGTGGCGTTAATGGGTGGAGATGCAAATGATAACACCGTTATAACATGCATGAGACTATTGCCTAATGGTGATAAATACCAACGTAAGGTTCCTTACATAGAAACTTTAGAAGGAAACCACACTGAGGATCAAGCAATCAGAATCAAGCAGCTATTCGAAGATTTTCAGGCCAGCTACGTTGCTTTAGATACCCACGGTAACGGAATGTCAGTTTATGATGCTCTAGCAAAAGTAAACTATGATGAAGAGCGTGATATTGAATACGAGGCTTGGTGTGCTTTTAATGATGAAGAAATGAGAAAAAGAGCCAAGACCCCCAATCCATTACCTGTTGTATTTTCAATTAAAGGAAACACTAAATTAAACCACGAAATCGCCTCTGCATTACGTGTGAATCTTCAAAGTTCAAATATCGAATTGTTAATTAGTGAAATTGAAGGCAGTGATTTCCTCTCAGATAAATCCTCATACAAAAATGCTGTTATTGAAGATAAAGTAAGAATGAAAACCCCTTACATACAAACAACTCTCCTTGTGAACGAATTGGTTAACTTAAACCACGAAATTGTTGGTGGTTTTATAAAGATTAAAGAGAAATCCGGCAAGAGGAAAGACAGGTATTCCTCATTGGCCTACGGAAATTATTTGGCTAGGTACTTAGAAAGTGAGCGCCTAACCAAAGACAATTTTGACGAAGAAGATGATTTAGTATATTTCTAA